The following are encoded together in the Ovis aries strain OAR_USU_Benz2616 breed Rambouillet chromosome 15, ARS-UI_Ramb_v3.0, whole genome shotgun sequence genome:
- the LOC101114465 gene encoding B-lymphocyte antigen CD20-like: MARRYPLRMAARALGAVQIILTMFHYALGFLCASLFLGEEDIKSTGYIPVLLTLGYIVWSSPFFLLSGSMAVSAQKKPTRYKLISATVMSIFSACFSACGSIILCIACFSYAAKMEDYVWSQLAGGMLLQYLLFSSVTELIVVSIILSWIVQALHHPESKAESYTLSESSVPS; encoded by the exons ATGGCAAGAAGATATCCTTTAAGAATGGCGGCCAGAGCATTAGGG GCTGTGCAAATAATTCTTACCATGTTTCACTACGCACTGGGTTTTCTCTGTGCTTCCTTGTTTCTTGGCGAAGAGGATATAAAAAGCACTGGCTATATCCCTGTATTACTTACACTAGGGTACATAGTATGGTCATCACCATTT ttcctcctgTCGGGGTCCATGGCTGTCAGCGCGCAGAAGAAGCCCACGCGGTATAAG CTGATATCTGCCACTGTCATGAGCATCTTTAGCGCCTGCTTTTCTGCATGTGGTTCAATTATATTATGTATCGCGTGTTTCTCCTATGCTGCAAAAATGGAAGACTATGTTTGGTCACAG TTAGCTGGCGGTATGCTTTTACAGTATTTGCTCTTCAGCAGTGTCACAGAGCTGATCGTTGTAAGCATAATCCTGTCCTGGATTGTGCAAGCATTGCATCATCCAGAATCCAAAGCAGAAA GTTACACACTGTCTGAATCCTCTGTGCCTTCATAA